The following proteins are co-located in the Tardibacter chloracetimidivorans genome:
- the clpB gene encoding ATP-dependent chaperone ClpB: MNLEKFTDRAKGFLQAAQTVAIRMNHQRIGPEHLLKALLEDDQGMASGLIRAGGGNVEAAVRATDAALAKIPQVSGGGANQPPGLDNDSVRVLDSAEQIAQKSGDSFVTVERLLLALTLATTTPAGKALADAGVKAEGLNAAINQIRQGRSADTATAEDRYDALKKFARDLTQAARDGKLDPVIGRDEEIRRTIQVLARRTKNNPVLIGEPGVGKTAIAEGLALRIANGDVPDTLKDRKLMALDMGSLIAGAKYRGEFEERLKGVLDEVKAGEGDIILFIDEMHTLVGAGKTEGAMDASNLLKPALARGELHCIGATTLDEYRKHVEKDAALERRFQPVFVGEPTVEDTISILRGLKEKYELHHGVRITDGAIVAAATLSNRYISDRFLPDKAIDLMDEAASRLRMEVESKPEEIENLDRRIIQLKIEREALKKETDAASKDRLQALERELAQLEQQSAELTQRWMAEKDKIQAEAKLKEQLDAARLELEQAQRRGDLGRAGELSYGVIPGLEKQLADAQAESAGAMLREEVTSEDIASVVSRWTGIPVDKMLEGEREKLLQMEEEIGKRVIGQSDAVKAVSAAVRRARAGLQDPNRPLGSFLFLGPTGVGKTELTKALAAFLFDDPAAMVRIDMSEFMEKHSVSRLIGAPPGYVGYEEGGVLTEAVRRRPYQVVLFDEVEKAHSDVFNVLLQVLDDGRLTDGQGRTVDFTNTLIILTSNLGSQFIAALRDDQSVEEAEPQVMEMVRAHFRPEFLNRLDEIILFHRLGQQHMGAIVDIQVERVQALLKDRKIRLELTEGARNWLGRVGYDPVYGARPLKRAIQKHLQDPLADMLLRGAAPDGSLIRVEEGDGELLLSVTGSSGAAEAA; encoded by the coding sequence ATGAACCTTGAGAAATTCACCGATCGGGCCAAGGGCTTTCTGCAGGCCGCGCAGACCGTCGCCATCCGCATGAACCATCAGCGGATCGGGCCGGAGCATCTGCTGAAGGCGCTGCTGGAAGACGATCAGGGCATGGCGTCGGGCCTTATCCGCGCGGGCGGCGGCAATGTGGAGGCGGCCGTGCGCGCGACCGACGCCGCGCTGGCAAAGATACCACAGGTGTCCGGCGGCGGCGCGAACCAGCCGCCCGGCCTCGACAACGACAGCGTGCGCGTGCTCGATTCGGCCGAACAGATCGCCCAGAAATCGGGCGACAGCTTCGTCACGGTGGAACGGCTGCTGCTGGCGCTGACGCTTGCCACCACCACTCCGGCCGGCAAGGCGCTGGCCGACGCAGGCGTGAAGGCCGAGGGGCTGAACGCCGCGATCAACCAGATCCGCCAGGGCCGCAGCGCCGACACCGCGACCGCCGAGGACCGCTATGACGCATTGAAGAAGTTCGCCCGCGACCTGACCCAGGCGGCGCGGGACGGCAAGCTGGACCCGGTGATCGGCCGCGACGAGGAAATCCGCCGCACCATCCAGGTGCTTGCCCGTCGCACCAAGAACAATCCGGTGCTGATCGGCGAGCCCGGCGTCGGCAAGACCGCGATAGCCGAGGGCCTTGCGCTGCGCATCGCCAACGGCGACGTGCCCGACACCTTGAAGGACCGCAAGCTGATGGCGCTCGACATGGGCAGCCTCATCGCGGGCGCGAAATATCGCGGCGAGTTCGAGGAGCGGCTGAAGGGCGTGCTCGACGAGGTGAAGGCCGGCGAAGGCGACATCATCCTCTTCATCGACGAGATGCACACGCTGGTGGGCGCGGGCAAGACCGAAGGCGCGATGGATGCCTCCAACCTGTTGAAACCGGCGCTTGCGCGGGGCGAACTGCACTGCATCGGCGCGACGACGCTGGATGAATATCGCAAGCATGTGGAAAAGGACGCGGCGCTGGAGCGGCGCTTCCAGCCCGTGTTCGTGGGCGAGCCGACGGTGGAGGACACCATCTCCATCCTGCGCGGCCTGAAGGAAAAATACGAGCTGCACCACGGCGTGCGCATCACCGACGGCGCGATCGTGGCGGCGGCGACGCTTTCCAACCGCTATATCTCCGACCGCTTCCTGCCCGACAAGGCGATCGACCTGATGGACGAGGCCGCAAGCCGCCTGCGCATGGAGGTGGAATCGAAGCCCGAAGAGATCGAGAATCTGGACCGGCGGATCATCCAGCTCAAGATCGAGCGCGAGGCGCTGAAAAAGGAAACCGACGCCGCGTCCAAGGACCGGTTGCAGGCGCTGGAGCGCGAGCTTGCCCAGCTTGAGCAGCAGTCGGCCGAACTGACCCAGCGGTGGATGGCCGAAAAGGACAAGATCCAGGCGGAAGCGAAGCTGAAGGAACAGCTCGACGCGGCGCGGCTGGAGCTTGAGCAGGCGCAGCGCCGGGGCGATCTCGGCCGTGCCGGAGAGCTGAGCTACGGCGTGATCCCCGGGCTTGAGAAGCAGCTTGCCGACGCGCAGGCCGAAAGCGCGGGCGCGATGCTACGCGAGGAAGTGACGTCCGAGGACATCGCCTCGGTCGTCTCGCGCTGGACCGGCATTCCAGTCGACAAGATGCTGGAGGGCGAGCGCGAGAAGCTGCTCCAGATGGAGGAGGAAATCGGCAAGCGCGTGATCGGCCAGTCCGATGCCGTGAAAGCCGTGTCCGCCGCCGTCCGCCGTGCCCGCGCGGGGCTGCAGGACCCGAACCGGCCGCTCGGCAGCTTCCTCTTCCTTGGCCCCACCGGCGTCGGCAAGACGGAGCTGACCAAGGCGCTGGCCGCATTCCTGTTCGACGACCCCGCGGCGATGGTCCGCATCGACATGTCGGAGTTTATGGAAAAGCATTCGGTCTCGCGGCTCATCGGCGCGCCTCCGGGCTATGTCGGCTATGAGGAAGGCGGCGTGCTGACCGAGGCGGTGCGGCGCAGGCCCTATCAGGTCGTGCTGTTCGACGAGGTGGAAAAGGCCCACAGCGACGTGTTCAACGTGCTGCTGCAGGTGCTGGACGACGGCCGCCTCACCGATGGGCAGGGACGGACGGTGGATTTCACCAACACGCTCATCATCCTGACATCGAACCTCGGCAGCCAGTTCATCGCAGCGCTGCGCGACGACCAGTCCGTCGAGGAGGCCGAGCCGCAGGTGATGGAGATGGTGCGGGCGCATTTCAGGCCCGAGTTCCTGAACCGGCTGGACGAGATCATTCTCTTCCACCGGCTGGGGCAGCAGCACATGGGCGCGATCGTCGACATCCAGGTCGAGCGCGTGCAGGCGCTTCTGAAGGACCGCAAGATCAGGCTGGAGTTGACGGAAGGCGCGCGCAACTGGCTGGGCCGGGTGGGTTATGATCCGGTCTATGGCGCGCGTCCGCTGAAGCGCGCGATCCAGAAGCATCTGCAGGATCCGCTGGCCGATATGCTGCTGCGCGGAGCCGCGCCGGACGGATCGCTGATCCGCGTCGAGGAAGGCGACGGCGAACTGCTGCTCTCGGTCACCGGCTCATCGGGCGCGGCCGAGGCGGCCTAG
- a CDS encoding M16 family metallopeptidase, whose translation MVANWLRNLGIGIVLGFLPLSSPLPAAPSQKVAPVAELVKTVDIPYQQFTLDNGLRVIVSTDRKAPVVAVSIWYHVGSKNEPKGKTGFAHLFEHLMFNGSENADGEFFVPLENAGATDFNGTTWFDRTNYFETVPTGALELALFLESDRMGHLLGAVTKEKLDNQRNVVQNEKRQGDNQPFGLVEYAQLAALFPEGHPYRHSTIGSMADLDAASLEDVRSWFRAHYGPNNAVLVLAGDIDAEAARPLVEKYFGDIPRGPEQPPVTAPVPTLSAPVEEVMKDKVATTRIYRMWTVPGLNDPDAVNLDVATSVLGGLASSRLDNELVKKQQLAVAVSAGLQAFEKVGLVEVYADVKPGVDPAVAGRALDRQIEKLLKEGPTADEVRRVATGQVASRIAGLEKVGGFGGKAVALAEGAIYANDPEFYKRQLARYAAATPASVKAAAAKWLTRPAYRLMVEPGEREPDDVAAARNTGVRPRYYADPDVKPVPAAEKAAPQTAAVTKRKAPDVKPVDDLEWPDVERTKLSNGMEVVFARRATVPTVRLSMSFDAGYAADDKAKLGTHAMMLALMDEGTRTRSSIDIAEEQERLGAVITPEASMDRTDVSLFALKPNLAPSLALFADIVRNPAFAAGEVERVRGQMLTKIRSEKTQPSGLALRELPPLLYGKAHPYGIPFTGTGDEQGVTAVTRDDLAAHHRHWLRPDNATIFAVGDTTLAELTPLLEAQFGDWRSPAGAKPAKLFRMDRMARPARIVVIDRPGPQSLILAGQTLGVEGTDDPLTLITANEVLGGSFVSRLNMDLREAKGWSYGVGTQVRLVRETVPFLLFAPVQTDRTGDSVKALIGGMQDFLTKSGVTAEELGRTINNQVRSLPGSFETSSQLLGAIARNATFERPDDYYETLADRYRAMDAADLDAAARRYIRPNDLIWVIVGDAAKVGPQLQPLGLPVEVMKAE comes from the coding sequence ATGGTGGCCAACTGGTTGCGTAATCTTGGAATCGGCATCGTCCTTGGCTTTCTGCCGCTTTCATCGCCACTGCCCGCCGCACCATCGCAGAAGGTTGCGCCAGTCGCCGAGCTGGTCAAGACCGTCGACATTCCATATCAGCAGTTCACGCTGGACAACGGCCTGCGGGTGATCGTCTCGACGGACCGCAAGGCCCCGGTGGTCGCGGTGTCCATCTGGTATCATGTGGGATCGAAGAACGAGCCGAAGGGCAAGACCGGCTTTGCCCATCTGTTCGAGCATCTGATGTTCAACGGCTCGGAAAACGCGGACGGGGAGTTCTTCGTGCCGCTGGAAAACGCGGGCGCGACCGATTTCAACGGCACCACCTGGTTCGATCGCACCAATTATTTCGAGACGGTGCCGACCGGCGCGCTGGAGCTGGCGCTGTTCCTCGAATCCGACCGTATGGGCCATTTGCTGGGCGCGGTGACGAAGGAAAAGCTCGATAACCAGCGCAACGTCGTCCAGAACGAGAAGCGGCAGGGCGACAACCAGCCGTTCGGCCTTGTCGAATATGCGCAGCTTGCGGCGCTTTTCCCCGAAGGCCACCCCTATCGTCATTCCACCATCGGCTCCATGGCCGATCTGGACGCCGCCAGCCTTGAGGATGTGAGGAGCTGGTTCCGCGCCCATTACGGCCCCAACAACGCCGTGCTGGTGCTGGCGGGCGACATCGATGCCGAGGCCGCGCGCCCGCTGGTGGAGAAATATTTCGGGGATATTCCGCGCGGGCCGGAGCAGCCGCCCGTAACCGCCCCCGTGCCGACGCTGTCCGCGCCGGTCGAAGAGGTGATGAAGGACAAGGTCGCCACCACCCGCATCTACCGGATGTGGACGGTCCCCGGCCTGAACGACCCGGATGCGGTGAATCTGGACGTGGCGACGTCCGTTCTGGGCGGGCTGGCGTCTTCCCGGCTCGATAATGAGCTGGTGAAGAAACAGCAGCTCGCGGTCGCCGTGTCGGCCGGGCTTCAGGCGTTCGAGAAGGTCGGGCTGGTGGAGGTCTATGCCGATGTGAAGCCGGGCGTCGATCCGGCCGTGGCGGGCCGGGCGCTCGATCGCCAGATCGAAAAGCTGCTGAAGGAAGGCCCGACGGCCGACGAGGTGCGCCGCGTCGCCACGGGTCAGGTCGCAAGCCGCATCGCGGGGCTGGAAAAGGTCGGAGGGTTCGGGGGCAAGGCCGTCGCGCTGGCCGAAGGCGCGATCTATGCGAACGATCCGGAATTCTACAAGCGGCAGCTCGCCCGATATGCGGCGGCGACGCCTGCTTCGGTGAAGGCGGCCGCCGCGAAATGGCTGACGCGCCCGGCCTATCGCTTGATGGTGGAACCCGGCGAGCGCGAGCCCGATGACGTCGCGGCGGCGCGCAACACGGGCGTCAGGCCGCGCTATTACGCCGATCCCGATGTAAAGCCGGTGCCCGCCGCCGAAAAGGCGGCTCCACAGACAGCGGCGGTGACGAAGCGCAAAGCGCCCGATGTAAAGCCGGTGGACGATCTGGAATGGCCGGACGTGGAACGGACGAAACTCTCCAACGGGATGGAAGTCGTCTTCGCGCGGCGCGCGACCGTGCCGACGGTGCGCCTCTCCATGTCGTTCGACGCCGGATATGCGGCCGACGACAAGGCGAAGCTCGGCACCCATGCGATGATGCTTGCGCTGATGGACGAAGGCACGCGGACCCGCAGCTCCATCGACATCGCCGAAGAGCAGGAGCGGCTGGGCGCGGTCATCACGCCCGAGGCAAGCATGGACCGCACCGATGTTTCGCTGTTCGCCCTGAAGCCCAATCTCGCGCCCTCGCTCGCGCTGTTCGCCGACATCGTCCGCAACCCCGCCTTCGCGGCGGGAGAGGTGGAGCGGGTGCGCGGCCAGATGCTGACGAAGATCCGCTCGGAAAAGACCCAGCCATCGGGTCTGGCGCTGCGCGAACTGCCGCCGCTGCTTTACGGCAAAGCGCATCCCTATGGCATTCCCTTCACCGGCACCGGCGACGAGCAAGGCGTGACCGCCGTGACGCGCGACGATCTGGCGGCGCATCACCGCCATTGGCTGCGGCCCGACAACGCGACCATATTCGCGGTGGGCGACACTACGCTGGCGGAGCTGACGCCGCTGCTGGAGGCGCAGTTCGGCGACTGGCGATCGCCTGCCGGCGCAAAGCCCGCCAAGCTGTTCCGCATGGATCGGATGGCGCGCCCCGCGCGGATCGTGGTGATCGACAGGCCCGGACCGCAATCGCTGATCCTCGCCGGCCAGACGCTGGGGGTGGAGGGAACGGACGATCCGCTGACGCTCATCACCGCCAATGAAGTGCTTGGCGGCAGCTTCGTCTCGCGGCTCAACATGGACCTGCGCGAGGCGAAGGGCTGGTCCTATGGAGTCGGCACGCAGGTGCGGCTGGTGAGGGAAACGGTCCCGTTCCTGCTGTTCGCGCCGGTCCAGACCGACCGCACCGGGGATTCGGTGAAGGCGCTGATCGGCGGGATGCAGGACTTTCTCACCAAGAGCGGAGTGACGGCCGAGGAACTGGGCCGCACCATCAACAATCAAGTGCGGTCGCTGCCCGGCAGCTTCGAGACATCCTCCCAGCTTCTCGGTGCGATCGCCCGCAATGCCACCTTCGAGCGGCCCGACGACTATTACGAAACGCTGGCCGACCGTTACCGCGCGATGGACGCGGCCGATCTGGATGCGGCCGCCCGGCGATATATCCGTCCCAACGACCTGATCTGGGTGATCGTCGGCGATGCGGCGAAGGTCGGCCCGCAGCTCCAGCCGCTCGGCCTCCCGGTGGAAGTGATGAAGGCGGAGTAG
- a CDS encoding TonB-dependent receptor → MSAFALAAALASPAAAQETTPSEAPVLPMASAEDVIIVTGSRIARPDLQAASPVSVVTQESIKLSGTSGVEDYLRDIPQAVAAWGSATNNGNEGAATVDLRNLGEERTLVLVDGKRFVPYDSNGVVDLNMIPPALIERVEVVTGGASAVYGSDAISGVVNFIMRKDFEGIEADAQYGLTTRGDGQKTALSLTAGANFAEGRGNITINGTYRKEQAVYQGARGYSFDALAAADFSPGGSFTNAPGFVDLGPDGYQFDAGGNLIDLGANPGAFEPFNFNPYNLLQAPNEQWTATVLANYEISDSLEFYGRGSWAKSKVTTIVAPTGTFFFPFDINYLDNPFLSAQARGVFAGFDLDDPATPANEAGDGIVSAALGRRLTELGTRDSIYENKAWQVVGGLRGEFSGTLRWEVFAQYAKTKRTQDFVNDVAYDRLFQAVQVTPGGACVDPSGGCVPANIFGPGNLSEEAAEFIRLDLHQDDSTSQFVTGGFVTGDLPFTVPMAATPGAFVVGVEYRKETSKARPDANLIAGNSIGFGGSTPIDAQYDVKEAYAELKLPLVSDMSFVQELNLEGGVRYADYKNKVKTLGVGNSYSNWSWKLGGDWKPVNDLRVRVMYQRSVRAPNINEIGQPQTPSTGDATFDPCADSNPVGNPALTQLCIDTGVPAAQIGSVGGPIAGQINNFIGGNPDLVPEKSTTWTIGAVIQPRALPGFTATVDFFDIKVKDAILQIPEQSVLDICYGIEQDASGTFCSLIARSPTGRLNGDTTVGVDVSRRNIGQLRSQGIDIGLQYRFDIGAAGSLGLAFAATRQLKTDLQFASLLPTNECVGLVGKICLRPDPKWRWTQTTTWNNGPLTLQLRWQYIGKLTNDTVGFGTADPADFVVPKIKAYNYFDLAGSYDVTERFSLRGGINNLFDKQPPVVGNDYGGTTENSGNTYPATYDPLGRAFFVGATVSF, encoded by the coding sequence GGCCGCCAGCCCCGTTTCGGTTGTGACGCAGGAATCGATCAAGCTTTCCGGCACGTCCGGCGTCGAGGATTATCTGCGCGACATTCCGCAGGCGGTCGCAGCCTGGGGCAGCGCCACCAACAACGGCAATGAGGGCGCGGCCACGGTCGACCTTCGCAACCTCGGCGAGGAGCGCACGCTGGTGCTGGTCGACGGCAAGCGCTTCGTTCCTTATGATTCGAACGGCGTCGTCGACCTCAACATGATCCCGCCCGCGCTGATCGAGCGGGTCGAAGTGGTGACCGGCGGCGCTTCGGCCGTCTATGGGTCCGACGCCATTTCGGGCGTCGTCAACTTCATCATGCGCAAGGATTTCGAGGGGATAGAGGCCGATGCCCAATACGGCCTGACGACGAGGGGCGACGGACAAAAGACCGCGCTCAGCCTGACTGCGGGCGCGAACTTTGCCGAAGGGCGGGGCAACATCACCATCAACGGCACCTATCGCAAGGAGCAAGCCGTCTATCAGGGCGCGAGGGGTTATTCATTCGATGCGCTGGCCGCGGCCGATTTCAGCCCCGGCGGCAGCTTCACCAATGCGCCGGGCTTCGTCGATCTCGGACCGGACGGCTATCAGTTCGACGCTGGAGGCAATCTGATCGACCTTGGGGCGAACCCGGGCGCGTTCGAGCCGTTCAACTTCAACCCCTATAATCTCCTCCAGGCACCGAACGAGCAATGGACCGCGACCGTCCTTGCCAATTACGAGATCAGCGACAGTCTGGAGTTCTACGGGCGCGGGTCATGGGCGAAGAGCAAGGTCACGACCATCGTCGCACCGACCGGCACCTTCTTCTTCCCGTTCGACATCAACTATCTGGACAATCCGTTCCTGAGTGCACAGGCGCGCGGGGTCTTTGCGGGCTTTGACCTGGACGATCCGGCAACGCCTGCAAACGAGGCGGGGGACGGCATCGTCTCCGCCGCGCTGGGCCGCCGCCTGACCGAGCTTGGAACGCGTGATTCCATCTATGAGAACAAGGCCTGGCAGGTCGTCGGCGGGCTGCGCGGCGAATTCTCCGGCACCTTGCGCTGGGAGGTGTTCGCGCAATACGCCAAGACGAAGCGCACGCAGGATTTCGTCAACGACGTCGCCTATGACCGTCTGTTCCAGGCGGTTCAGGTCACCCCCGGAGGGGCCTGCGTCGATCCGAGCGGCGGCTGCGTTCCGGCCAACATCTTCGGGCCGGGCAATTTGAGCGAGGAAGCGGCGGAGTTCATCCGGCTGGACCTGCACCAGGACGACAGCACCTCGCAGTTCGTGACGGGCGGCTTCGTGACCGGCGACCTGCCGTTCACCGTGCCGATGGCAGCGACGCCGGGCGCTTTCGTGGTGGGCGTGGAATACCGCAAGGAAACATCCAAGGCCCGGCCGGACGCCAATCTGATCGCTGGCAACAGCATCGGCTTTGGCGGATCGACTCCGATCGATGCGCAATATGACGTGAAGGAAGCCTATGCCGAACTGAAGCTTCCGCTCGTCTCGGACATGTCCTTCGTCCAGGAACTGAACCTTGAAGGCGGCGTCCGCTATGCCGACTACAAGAACAAGGTGAAGACGCTGGGCGTTGGCAACAGCTATTCCAACTGGAGCTGGAAGCTGGGTGGCGACTGGAAGCCGGTCAACGATCTTCGGGTCCGGGTGATGTATCAGCGGTCCGTGCGCGCGCCCAACATCAACGAAATTGGCCAGCCCCAGACGCCTTCAACCGGCGATGCGACCTTCGACCCATGCGCCGATTCCAATCCCGTCGGCAATCCGGCGTTGACCCAGCTCTGCATCGACACGGGCGTGCCTGCCGCGCAGATCGGTTCGGTCGGCGGCCCGATCGCCGGACAGATCAACAACTTCATCGGCGGCAACCCCGATCTCGTGCCCGAAAAATCGACCACCTGGACGATCGGCGCGGTGATCCAGCCGCGGGCGCTGCCCGGCTTCACGGCGACCGTCGATTTCTTCGACATCAAGGTTAAGGACGCGATCCTGCAGATACCGGAACAGTCGGTTCTGGACATCTGCTATGGCATTGAACAGGACGCCTCCGGCACCTTCTGCTCGCTCATCGCGCGAAGCCCGACCGGCCGGCTTAATGGCGATACGACGGTGGGCGTCGACGTCAGCCGCCGCAACATCGGCCAGCTGCGCTCGCAAGGCATCGACATTGGCTTGCAGTACCGCTTCGACATCGGCGCGGCGGGCAGTCTGGGGCTGGCCTTCGCGGCGACACGCCAGCTCAAGACCGATCTCCAGTTCGCAAGCCTGCTGCCGACCAACGAATGCGTCGGGCTGGTCGGCAAGATCTGCCTCAGGCCCGATCCGAAATGGCGCTGGACGCAGACCACCACCTGGAACAACGGCCCGCTCACGCTCCAGCTTCGCTGGCAGTATATCGGCAAGCTGACCAACGACACGGTCGGCTTCGGCACGGCCGACCCTGCGGACTTCGTGGTCCCGAAGATCAAGGCCTATAACTATTTCGACCTGGCGGGCAGCTATGACGTGACCGAGCGCTTCTCGCTGCGCGGCGGCATCAACAACCTGTTCGACAAGCAGCCGCCCGTGGTCGGCAACGACTATGGCGGCACGACCGAGAACAGCGGCAACACCTATCCGGCGACCTATGATCCGCTGGGCCGCGCCTTCTTCGTCGGGGCGACCGTCAGCTTCTGA